The following coding sequences are from one Natrarchaeobaculum sulfurireducens window:
- the lrp gene encoding HTH-type transcriptional regulator Lrp, whose amino-acid sequence MAYENLDEDLVNELLGDGRASLRSLAEKLDVSVTTVSNHLSDLEEEGVIEAYTPRVNYDALGFDVTAVMQLKAEGSALPEITETLKDHRQMISVYEVTGDYDVIAIGKFKDTDDMNDQIKSLITDPDINQSNTSIVLNTVTENEQFELEPDDNV is encoded by the coding sequence ATGGCTTACGAGAACTTGGACGAAGATTTAGTGAATGAATTACTTGGCGATGGCCGCGCAAGTCTGCGAAGCCTCGCGGAAAAGCTCGACGTCTCTGTCACTACGGTCTCGAACCACCTCTCTGATCTCGAAGAAGAGGGAGTGATCGAGGCGTACACGCCCCGAGTTAACTACGACGCCCTTGGTTTCGACGTAACGGCCGTAATGCAGCTCAAAGCTGAAGGCAGCGCCCTCCCAGAGATCACGGAGACGCTAAAAGATCACCGACAGATGATCTCCGTCTACGAGGTCACCGGTGACTACGACGTGATCGCGATCGGCAAATTCAAAGATACCGACGACATGAACGATCAGATCAAAAGCCTGATCACCGATCCCGACATCAACCAGTCGAATACGAGCATCGTTCTCAACACCGTCACTGAAAACGAACAGTTCGAACTCGAGCCCGACGACAACGTGTGA